CATCCCCGGCGTTACGCACGCGCTCGTCGGGGTCCACCCTCGCCTGCTGCGGAAACACCTGCATCACCGTCGCCTCGCCCAGGAGCCTCGCCTTCCCATCCTTCACCGGCGCCGCCACCACCGGGAGGACCATGCCCTCCGAGAGTCCCGACTTCCTCCCTCCCAGGACGCGGTAGAGTCGGCCTCGCTCCGCCCTCATCGCCACCACATGCTCCGCGGGGACGAGCTCCGGCGGTGCCGACGGGACCTCGCCCCTCTCGGGGGCATGGGGCTCCCCGGCCATGGCCTCCGGCGGCCCTGGGTTTGGACGGGGCTCGCCGAATGCGCCAGGGCCACCCGGAGGCATTCCCTCCGGAGGTGGCGGCATGTGCTCCCGAGGCGCTCTCTCCCCTCGTGGCGGTCTGTGCTCGGGAAAAGGCCCGTCCCCTGGCCGCCTGTGTTCAGGAGGCCCGTCCCCTGGCCGCCTGTGTTCAGGAGGAGGCCCATCCTCTGGCCGCCAATCATGACGAGGCCCACGCATGTCCGGGCCACGCTCCTCCCGCTGTTGAGCACTGTGGAGCATGAACCCCGTGGTCACCGCCGCCGTGATGCCAATCAGGCCGAGCGCTCCGAGGGTGAGCGCCACCACCCACCCCTTGCGGCTCACGCCCAGCGGTCCGGAGACGGGCGCCGCGAGCTGCGCGGTCGCCACCGGCGCGAGCGCCGGCCCGGAGCCGACCACGGGCACGGCGGGGCTGGTGGGCGAGCGCACCAGGGTGGGCTCGAAGCCCGGGCTCTGCTCCGCGATGGGGGAAGCCAGGGGCAGCGGAGCATGGCGCGCGGTGTTCACGGTCCCCAGGCTGCCGCCGGGCAGGGGGGTGCGGCGCAGGGCCGGGTTGGAGAGGCTCGTGAGGAGCTTGCGCTGCGCGGCGAAGGCCTCCGGGCAGCGCTCGCGCACGAAGTTGCCCACCTCCTCGGCGCCGAGCGTGGAGCCGGTGCGCAGCAGCTGCTCGTTGAGGGCGCGGGCGAAGTCATCGGCGCGTGCGTAGCGGTCCCCGGGGGCGGGAGCCAGCGCGCGGCGCACCACCGCGTCGATAGCGGGGTCCAGGTCCGGACGCACCTCGTGCAGCGCGGGCACCGAGGGGTTGGCCATGGCCGCCATCATCTCGCCCACCGTGCCGGGGGCGATGAGGGGCCGGCCCGCGAGCAGCTCCCACACCACCACGCCACAGGAGTAGATGTCACCGCGGTGGTCGACGGGCTCGGCGCGCACCTGCTCCGGGGACATGTAGCCCAGCTTCCCCATCACCGTGGACGGCAGGGTGTACTTGCTGCGCGCCGCCGACTTGGCGAGGCCGAAGTCGATGACCTTCACCTCGCCCTCGTAGGACACCATCACGTTGTGGGGCGAGACGTCACGGTGGACGATGCCCAGCGGCTGGCCGTCCGGCCCCGTCTTGCGGTGGGCGTAGCCGAGCCCCTCGGCGATGCGCTGGCCGAGGTAGAGCGCCACCGGCACGGGAACCTGCTGGCCCTGGGTGCGCGCCTGGTCCTGAAGGAAGGCCAGGTCCACGCCGGCCACGTACTCGAGGG
This is a stretch of genomic DNA from Archangium violaceum. It encodes these proteins:
- a CDS encoding serine/threonine protein kinase; translated protein: MNESPQLLQPLGRYELVQLLGQGGMGEVYLAKISGAAGFEKPCIVKTILPALLNDRQFLDRFHHEAKVLVHLVHSSIAQVYDMGEAEGTYYMALEYVAGVDLAFLQDQARTQGQQVPVPVALYLGQRIAEGLGYAHRKTGPDGQPLGIVHRDVSPHNVMVSYEGEVKVIDFGLAKSAARSKYTLPSTVMGKLGYMSPEQVRAEPVDHRGDIYSCGVVVWELLAGRPLIAPGTVGEMMAAMANPSVPALHEVRPDLDPAIDAVVRRALAPAPGDRYARADDFARALNEQLLRTGSTLGAEEVGNFVRERCPEAFAAQRKLLTSLSNPALRRTPLPGGSLGTVNTARHAPLPLASPIAEQSPGFEPTLVRSPTSPAVPVVGSGPALAPVATAQLAAPVSGPLGVSRKGWVVALTLGALGLIGITAAVTTGFMLHSAQQREERGPDMRGPRHDWRPEDGPPPEHRRPGDGPPEHRRPGDGPFPEHRPPRGERAPREHMPPPPEGMPPGGPGAFGEPRPNPGPPEAMAGEPHAPERGEVPSAPPELVPAEHVVAMRAERGRLYRVLGGRKSGLSEGMVLPVVAAPVKDGKARLLGEATVMQVFPQQARVDPDERVRNAGDVDRFLVLPASSTVKARAEKVKPVKAEPEASEPQASELLAPLQEVTVTPPAVASAPVASAPAESAPAAGKPAEPRELSGRIARKGALGRKLILTNTDSIIWSQCILVIQGRDMYKLGGMAPGGEREISLRDFEKGGHDVPYVDRNRLGLFCAEGRKEFPLKL